The Novipirellula aureliae genome segment CGGAGCCACAATCCGAGCGACCATGGGCGATGCAGCGGAAACGGACTCAACCGGTGTGGCGCGTGTTCGTATTGTCCCTGATCTGCCTTGGAAGTTCACCTTTGACGGACTCAGCGACCCGCCGCTTTCGTGGGTGGGAGCGAGATATCGACACATTATCAAACCGATCGATGGCTCACCCGCCCTGGTCAAAATCACGACGATTCCCAAGGGAGCGAGAAGCCGTGCGATGATGGGACCAAGCGATTTGTCCGAGTACACGATTACCGCCGATGTCCGAGGTGCTCGAATGAACGAAAAACTGCCCGATATCGGCGTCAGCGCTCATGGTTATGTCCTCGACTTGATGGGGATTAGCCAACAATTGCAAATTCGAACCTGGGCGGCACAACTGCGGATGGCCGAGACGATTGCCTTCCCTTGGCAGGAAGACCGGTGGTATCGAATCAAACTGAGAGCGGAGATCGAGGGCGAGCCGCCTGCGGCCGTTGCCGTGCTAAAAGGCAAGGTATGGCCAAAGGAAGAAACGGAGCCCGACGAATGGACGATCACCGCTCGCGACGAATCGCCAAATCTGCACGCCAGCCCCGGTTTGTACGGAAACGCAAAGGATGCGGAGATTTACATCGACAATGTCGAAGTCAGAGCGAACGACTAAAACAGCAAAACGAGTTCCCTGGCTCCCGCCCGGAGGACCCGATGATGGCAGGTTCACACCCGCCGAGACAATGATACGCGAGGCGGGAGCCTCGATCGCAGTGCGTCTCCCGGCAAGAGTCTGGGAACGAGCGTTTTTTTGTAAAACCAAGACACCATTTACCAACGATAACTCGATGACTAAAAACGATTCAAAAAAGAGCGAATGGAACGCAATCACATTGATCTTTGTCGCAACGGTTTGCGGGAGCTTAACTTCGCTTGCATTAAGCGGATGCGGTCAACCAACGTCACTACATGCGTCCACCGTCTCAGCCACGGAGACCGCTGATAGCTCCTGCTGTCCCTGCTGCCCAAAAGCAACGTCCTGTTGCAGCGAGGAAGCCTCCGCGGAGTTGCTGGTGTCGGTAAAGGATGACACGCCGATCAGCGGCGTTCAAGAATACAAATCACCCGAAGAAGTGATGGAGTCGGGCGATTCCTGGCCTCAGTGGGGCGGCACCCGGCTCGGCAACAATGCTCCCAATGTTACGGGGCTCCCAGCAACCTGGATCATTGGCGATTTCGATCGCCAAACCGACGCCTGGGACAAGGATTCGTCAGAGAACATCCGCTGGGTGACCTCGCTCGGCAGCCAAACCTACGGCAACCCTGTGATCGCGGATGGGAAGGTTTTCGTCGGTACCAACAATGGCTCTGGCTACCTCAAACGCTACCCTTCCGAAGTCGACCTGGGCTGCTTGATCGCGCTCGATGATTCCAACGGCGACTTCCTTTGGCAGCATAGCAGTGAAAAACTAATCACGGGACGGGTTCACGATTGGCCGCTGCAAGGCATTTGTTGTGCGCCACTCGTCGAAGGTGATCGGCTATGGTTTGTCACCAACCGTGGCGAAGTCCGATGCCTCGACACAAACGGGTTTTACGATAACGAAGATGATGGTCCGGTCGTGGATGAACCGGCAAAAGTGGCTGAGATTATGAATGCGGGTGATGCGGCCCAAGCCTACACGGACTCCGTCGCAGCCCTGAGTGCTGGAAAGCTTTCCCAGGCGGCAAAGGACGCTCTTTCGGCAGCCGGTGAAGAAGTCCAAGGCGATGTCGCGATCAAGACAATCACAGCGGACAAAGTTTGGAGTTTGGCGGGGAATTTCGGCGGCGTCGATCGCGAGCTGTCTGCAAAAATCGTGGGACCGCGTTTGGTCTTTTCCAAAACACTCGGCACTCAAGATAAACGTGAAGCGGATACGGTTTGGGTATACGATATGATGGACGAACTCGGGGTTAGCCAACACAACATGGCCGCCTGCAGCGTAACAAGCTACGGCGATCTGCTGTTTGTCAACACCAGCAATGGGATGGATGAAGCGCACATCAACTTACCGGCTCCCGATGCCCCCTCCTTCCTTTGTATGGACAAGAATACCGCTGAGGTCTATTGGACGGACCGATCGCCTGGAGTGAATATCTTGCACGGCCAATGGTCGAGCCCGACGGTTGCCGTCTTCGATGGTACCCCGCAAGCGTTGTTCGCAGGCGGTGACGGGTATCTCTATAGCTTCCGTGCAGACAAAGGCTCCGAGGGCAAGCCCGAATTGCTTTGGAAGTTCGACTGCAACCCCAAAGAATCAAAATGGGTGCTCGGCGGAAAAGGAACCCGCAATAACATCATTGCAACACCCGTTGCCTACGACGGAAAAATCTTTGTCGCCGTCGGCCAAGACCCGGAGCATGGTGAAGGAGAAGGGCACTTGTGGTGCATCGACCCGACTCGGCGAGGGGACGTGTCGCCTGAATTGGCTGTCAAAATTCAAGACGACGGATCGCGAACGCCAATCGAACATCGCCGACTGCAGGCGGTGATTCCCGAAAATGGCGAAGCGGCTGTCGCCAACCCCAATTCTGCAGCCGTTTGGCACTACCGGTTTGCTGACCAAAATGGTGATGGCGAATACGATTTTGAAGAAGAAATGCACCGAAGCTGTGGGACCGTAGCGATTAAGGATGATGTCCTCTATATCGCTGACTTTGCTGGTTTGGTCCATTGCCTGAGCACAAAACCAGATGAATCGGGGATGCCGATCGTGCACTTCACCTATGACATGTTCGCCCAAAGCTGGGGCAGTCCGCTGATAGCAGATGGACACGTGTACATAGGCGACGAGGATGGCGACGTCGCCGTTTTTGAATTTGGTCCCGAAAACAAGGAGCCAATTGAAGAAATCAATATGGAAACGAGCGTCTACAGCACCCCCGTTGCGGCAAAGTCAACGTTGTTTATTAGCACCAAAGACAAATTGTTTGCCATCGGAAAGCAGTCTGACTGAGTTTTGCGGCACAGAAGGTCTGGCTACTTGGCACAAATGTCCGATATAATGGTGATCGGACGTAGGATTCGCATCGAGTGCTCTGTCACAATTGATTCTTAGGTTAGCGGATCTTGTCGAAGATCCTGCTACATCGAGATCATTTGCGGGGGATCGTTTGCAAGGATCGTTTGCAAGGCTCATTTGCAAGGATCATTTGCAAGGATCATTTGCAAGGTCTACTACTGGCAACCACTTATTCTCAGCGGGGAAGATGCACTTACCTGCCAGAGACCATTCCTACACGACCAATCCTACCAGACCATTCCTACACGACCATTCCTACACGACGAATTCCCCAACTCATCGGGTTAGAACTGTATGCCAAAATTACTTGTCGACTGCGGAAACTGCGGTCCCGACTTTCAATCGATACGCCGCATGGCGTCTTCGCATTTCAAAGCATCGGTGATCCAAACCCATGGTTTCGACGATACCGTTGAGGCTCTTCGCAAGCACAAGGTCGACTTGGTTACCATCAATCGTAAATTGGACCGTGATTACTCGGACGGCTTAGAAATCCTAGCGAAAATCAAGGGCGACCCTGCGTTCAAGGAAGTGCCGGTGATGCTCGTGACCAATTATGACGAACACCAACAGTCTGCGATCGAGGCTGGAGGAGTCCGTGGATTTGGGAAGCTGTCAATGAACGACGAAGTAACCCGTAAGCTTCT includes the following:
- a CDS encoding PQQ-binding-like beta-propeller repeat protein is translated as MTKNDSKKSEWNAITLIFVATVCGSLTSLALSGCGQPTSLHASTVSATETADSSCCPCCPKATSCCSEEASAELLVSVKDDTPISGVQEYKSPEEVMESGDSWPQWGGTRLGNNAPNVTGLPATWIIGDFDRQTDAWDKDSSENIRWVTSLGSQTYGNPVIADGKVFVGTNNGSGYLKRYPSEVDLGCLIALDDSNGDFLWQHSSEKLITGRVHDWPLQGICCAPLVEGDRLWFVTNRGEVRCLDTNGFYDNEDDGPVVDEPAKVAEIMNAGDAAQAYTDSVAALSAGKLSQAAKDALSAAGEEVQGDVAIKTITADKVWSLAGNFGGVDRELSAKIVGPRLVFSKTLGTQDKREADTVWVYDMMDELGVSQHNMAACSVTSYGDLLFVNTSNGMDEAHINLPAPDAPSFLCMDKNTAEVYWTDRSPGVNILHGQWSSPTVAVFDGTPQALFAGGDGYLYSFRADKGSEGKPELLWKFDCNPKESKWVLGGKGTRNNIIATPVAYDGKIFVAVGQDPEHGEGEGHLWCIDPTRRGDVSPELAVKIQDDGSRTPIEHRRLQAVIPENGEAAVANPNSAAVWHYRFADQNGDGEYDFEEEMHRSCGTVAIKDDVLYIADFAGLVHCLSTKPDESGMPIVHFTYDMFAQSWGSPLIADGHVYIGDEDGDVAVFEFGPENKEPIEEINMETSVYSTPVAAKSTLFISTKDKLFAIGKQSD
- a CDS encoding response regulator, whose protein sequence is MPKLLVDCGNCGPDFQSIRRMASSHFKASVIQTHGFDDTVEALRKHKVDLVTINRKLDRDYSDGLEILAKIKGDPAFKEVPVMLVTNYDEHQQSAIEAGGVRGFGKLSMNDEVTRKLLEPYLSEKSAVESDMAEKMQNANR